Proteins encoded together in one Alteribacter keqinensis window:
- a CDS encoding valine--tRNA ligase, with protein sequence MNNETTMPPKYDPQATEAKWYPYWVNGKFFEATGDENKKPYTIVIPPPNVTGRLHLGHAWDTTLQDILIRTKRMQGYDALWLPGMDHAGIATQAKVEGKMREEGISRHDLGREKFLEKSWEWKEEYADFIRQQWSKLGLSLDYSRERFTLDSGLSDAVREVFVRLYEEGLIYRGEYIINWDPQTKTALSDIEVIHKDVQGAFYHMKYPLADGSGHIEVATTRPETMLGDTAVAVHPKDERYQHLIGKKVRLPIVGREIEIVADDYVDMEFGSGAVKITPAHDPNDFEIGNRHNLERVLVMDEGGVMNDKAGKYEGMDRFECRKQIVKDLQDEGVLFNIEDHMHSVGHSERSNAVVEPYLSTQWFVKMGPLAEQAIELQKGEGKVNFVPDRFEKTYMHWIENIRDWCISRQLWWGHRIPAWYHKETGELYVGRDEPEDIENWEQDEDVLDTWFSSALWPFSTMGWPDDEAADYKRFYPGDVLVTGYDIIQFWVSRMIFQGLQFTGERPFKDVLIHGLVRDGEGRKMSKSLGNGVDPMDVIDKYGADALRFFLSTGSSPGHDLRFYWEKVEANWNFGNKIWNASRFALMNMDGLKYEEIDLSGKKSIADEWILTRLQETVEHVTKNIDAYEFGEVGRALYNFIWDDFCDWYIEMAKLPLNGEDEEAKHTTRSVLAYTLDQTLRLLHPFMPFITEEIWQHLPHEGESITVAKWPVKDEVLMNDQAVKDMELLQGIIRSVRNTRAELNVPMSKEVELQINAGNSEILGQLERGQSYIERFCRPSDLKMAVDLAAPEKSMSSVLSGVELYLPLAGLLDLEAEVERLEGERKRLDQEVMRVQKKLGNEGFVAKAPDAVVEAEREKEKDYLEQRDKVDARIAELKN encoded by the coding sequence ATGAACAACGAAACAACAATGCCCCCGAAGTACGATCCGCAGGCAACTGAAGCCAAGTGGTATCCGTACTGGGTAAACGGAAAGTTTTTTGAAGCAACAGGAGATGAGAACAAAAAGCCTTACACGATTGTGATTCCACCTCCGAATGTAACAGGAAGACTGCACCTCGGTCACGCCTGGGATACGACGTTACAGGACATTCTGATCCGTACGAAGCGTATGCAGGGGTATGATGCCCTCTGGCTGCCGGGTATGGACCACGCAGGAATTGCAACCCAGGCTAAAGTAGAAGGGAAAATGCGTGAGGAAGGCATTTCCCGGCACGACCTCGGCCGAGAGAAGTTTCTCGAGAAGTCCTGGGAGTGGAAAGAGGAGTATGCGGACTTTATCCGTCAGCAGTGGTCAAAGCTCGGCCTCAGCCTCGACTATTCCCGTGAGCGTTTTACCCTGGATTCTGGACTGTCTGATGCGGTTCGTGAAGTATTTGTAAGGCTTTACGAAGAAGGGCTCATTTACCGCGGCGAGTACATCATCAACTGGGATCCCCAGACGAAGACGGCTCTTTCTGATATCGAAGTTATTCACAAAGACGTACAAGGTGCTTTTTACCACATGAAGTATCCGCTAGCTGACGGCAGCGGGCACATTGAAGTGGCAACTACCCGTCCGGAGACGATGCTCGGAGATACGGCAGTTGCGGTTCACCCGAAAGACGAGCGCTACCAGCACCTCATCGGCAAGAAAGTAAGACTTCCGATTGTCGGCCGGGAAATCGAGATCGTTGCGGATGATTATGTAGATATGGAGTTTGGTTCCGGTGCAGTGAAAATTACACCGGCTCACGACCCGAACGACTTTGAGATCGGGAACCGCCATAACCTTGAACGGGTTCTTGTAATGGACGAAGGCGGCGTGATGAACGATAAAGCCGGCAAATACGAGGGCATGGATCGTTTTGAATGCCGTAAGCAGATTGTAAAGGATCTTCAGGACGAAGGGGTACTGTTTAATATTGAAGACCACATGCACTCCGTTGGTCACTCAGAGCGAAGTAACGCAGTCGTTGAACCTTACTTGTCCACACAGTGGTTCGTTAAGATGGGACCACTTGCGGAGCAGGCGATTGAGCTTCAAAAAGGCGAAGGAAAAGTCAACTTTGTACCTGACCGTTTTGAAAAAACATACATGCACTGGATTGAGAACATCCGTGACTGGTGTATTTCACGTCAGCTTTGGTGGGGCCACCGTATCCCGGCCTGGTACCACAAAGAAACAGGAGAGCTTTACGTTGGCCGTGACGAGCCGGAAGACATTGAGAACTGGGAGCAGGACGAAGACGTTCTTGACACATGGTTCTCATCTGCATTGTGGCCGTTCTCCACGATGGGCTGGCCTGACGACGAGGCGGCTGACTACAAGCGCTTTTACCCGGGTGATGTTCTCGTAACGGGCTACGACATTATCCAGTTCTGGGTAAGCCGTATGATTTTCCAAGGGCTTCAGTTTACCGGCGAGCGTCCATTTAAAGACGTACTCATTCATGGACTTGTTCGTGACGGGGAAGGCCGTAAGATGAGTAAGTCACTCGGAAACGGTGTCGATCCGATGGATGTTATCGACAAGTACGGTGCCGATGCCCTTCGTTTCTTCCTGTCTACAGGAAGCTCACCAGGCCACGACTTGCGCTTCTACTGGGAAAAAGTCGAGGCAAACTGGAACTTCGGAAACAAGATCTGGAACGCATCCCGTTTTGCACTGATGAACATGGACGGCCTGAAGTACGAGGAAATTGACCTTAGCGGTAAAAAATCAATTGCCGATGAGTGGATTTTAACCCGTCTTCAGGAAACGGTAGAGCATGTAACAAAAAACATCGACGCCTACGAGTTTGGTGAAGTGGGCCGTGCCCTTTACAACTTCATCTGGGATGACTTCTGTGACTGGTACATTGAAATGGCGAAACTGCCATTGAATGGGGAAGACGAGGAAGCGAAGCACACAACCCGTTCCGTTCTTGCCTATACACTGGATCAAACGTTACGTTTGCTTCACCCGTTCATGCCGTTCATCACAGAAGAAATCTGGCAGCACCTTCCTCACGAAGGAGAATCCATCACTGTTGCGAAATGGCCGGTGAAAGATGAAGTCCTGATGAACGATCAGGCGGTTAAAGATATGGAGCTTCTGCAAGGCATCATCCGTTCCGTTCGAAACACCCGTGCTGAGCTGAACGTACCGATGAGTAAAGAAGTTGAGCTTCAGATCAATGCGGGTAACAGTGAGATTTTAGGCCAGCTTGAGCGCGGACAGTCCTACATCGAGCGCTTCTGCCGTCCGAGCGACCTTAAAATGGCTGTGGACCTCGCAGCCCCTGAAAAATCCATGAGCAGCGTACTGAGCGGCGTTGAGCTTTACCTGCCGCTTGCAGGACTTCTGGATCTCGAAGCAGAAGTCGAGCGTCTTGAGGGAGAGCGAAAACGCCTCGACCAGGAGGTAATGCGTGTTCAGAAGAAGCTTGGCAACGAAGGATTCGTAGCGAAAGCACCGGATGCCGTTGTTGAAGCCGAGCGTGAAAAAGAAAAAGATTATCTCGAGCAGCGCGATAAAGTCGACGCGCGAATCGCAGAGCTGAAGAATTAA
- the ysxE gene encoding spore coat protein YsxE — MTTKTFDHLGSVLFHYDLYPEKIETYGKVKKVYTSRGVFALKQTPMDREGGDWFIHVMRRLDRIGFHYTVPIVPTKYGDYLVRRGDSAFYLMPWYDSHDRFSHPVSKEGVILEEIAKLHGLTEKNQEYSEEVIQESFNTLKKRWELRRLEMERFVDKIETQQYLSPFELTFLTHFHRMVQMAESAEEHLASWVDICKEKKGFRSVLCHGRLNRSHVLFDQYGSGYFLNFEHAVLDTPARDLAILFRHYFQTKPWDTSEGFHWLGTYERHFALFDEERHLLMSYLSFPESIFHSVDLYLNEQREQTQLQLVTHLERRILSLNRIHRLQEMLFREEPEQNY; from the coding sequence TTGACGACGAAAACGTTCGATCATTTAGGTTCCGTTCTTTTTCACTACGATCTTTACCCGGAAAAGATAGAGACGTATGGGAAAGTAAAAAAGGTCTACACTTCCCGCGGCGTATTTGCCCTTAAACAGACGCCGATGGACCGGGAAGGGGGAGACTGGTTTATCCATGTCATGAGGAGGCTTGACCGCATCGGTTTTCATTACACCGTGCCGATTGTTCCGACTAAGTACGGCGACTATCTTGTAAGGCGTGGAGATTCGGCCTTTTACTTGATGCCGTGGTATGACAGCCATGACCGCTTTTCTCATCCGGTCAGTAAAGAAGGTGTGATTTTAGAGGAAATTGCAAAGCTTCACGGGCTTACGGAGAAAAATCAGGAGTATTCAGAAGAAGTCATTCAGGAAAGCTTCAACACCCTGAAGAAAAGGTGGGAACTTCGCAGGCTTGAAATGGAACGGTTCGTTGACAAGATTGAAACGCAACAGTACTTGTCCCCATTTGAGCTCACGTTTCTCACACACTTTCACAGGATGGTGCAAATGGCGGAGTCGGCCGAGGAGCACCTTGCCTCGTGGGTGGATATCTGTAAAGAAAAGAAAGGCTTTCGAAGCGTCCTCTGTCACGGAAGACTAAACCGCAGCCATGTTTTGTTCGATCAGTACGGATCCGGTTACTTTCTGAACTTTGAACATGCGGTCCTCGACACGCCGGCACGGGATCTGGCAATTTTATTCCGGCATTATTTCCAGACCAAGCCGTGGGATACGAGTGAAGGCTTTCATTGGCTCGGCACGTACGAGCGGCATTTCGCCCTGTTTGATGAGGAGAGGCATTTGTTAATGAGCTACCTGTCGTTCCCCGAGAGTATTTTTCATTCTGTGGACTTATATCTAAACGAACAGCGGGAACAGACACAGCTGCAGCTCGTTACTCATCTTGAGCGCCGGATTCTCTCTCTTAACCGCATTCACCGGCTTCAGGAAATGCTTTTCCGTGAGGAGCCGGAGCAGAATTATTAA
- the spoVID gene encoding stage VI sporulation protein D: MANEQASTLSFSIQEAVWLNRGQEIDSVLSLSLDPDITIQESEEYVTVKGNLVLSGEYSPGQDVDEQQQQRNASLSEQVSFRSIEEVRISDEGLGMIRHPFPIDVTIPRSRIYDVDQIYVNVNSFDYDLPGNGCIELQADVSISGMQGEFPDSASSYTEEETSQEEEQEPREFHYEAVRPAGEQEDYMRNEEAEDSSEEETSSEPVVYLNRMESEDNEEEAHYEEDYAFSASDTRYTSYEAEEEVEEQAEQAEQEESEEKTYGTREEENALYLTKVLARDDEEAFSRLRMCIVQSGESLETISARYNIPVSQLMRQNRLNEERVEEGQILYIPSRISSPTSS; encoded by the coding sequence GTGGCCAATGAACAGGCATCAACCTTATCATTTTCGATTCAGGAAGCAGTGTGGCTGAATCGCGGCCAGGAAATTGACAGTGTCCTTTCGTTGTCACTGGATCCTGACATTACTATTCAGGAATCCGAAGAGTATGTAACAGTAAAAGGAAATCTGGTGTTATCAGGGGAGTACAGTCCGGGGCAGGATGTGGATGAACAGCAGCAGCAGCGTAACGCAAGTCTTTCGGAGCAGGTATCGTTCAGGTCCATCGAAGAAGTACGGATCTCAGACGAAGGGCTCGGTATGATTCGTCATCCGTTTCCAATTGATGTGACAATCCCAAGGAGCCGGATTTATGACGTGGACCAAATTTATGTAAATGTCAATTCGTTTGACTACGACCTGCCGGGGAACGGATGTATCGAACTGCAGGCTGACGTATCAATCAGCGGCATGCAGGGAGAATTTCCGGATTCAGCTTCTTCGTATACAGAAGAAGAGACCTCTCAAGAAGAAGAACAGGAGCCGAGAGAATTTCACTATGAGGCTGTTCGTCCCGCAGGGGAACAGGAAGATTATATGAGAAATGAGGAAGCAGAAGACAGCTCAGAAGAAGAAACCTCATCTGAACCTGTTGTTTATTTAAACAGGATGGAATCAGAGGACAACGAAGAGGAAGCGCACTATGAAGAGGATTATGCCTTTTCAGCGAGTGATACCCGCTACACCTCTTACGAAGCAGAAGAGGAAGTTGAGGAACAGGCAGAGCAGGCAGAGCAGGAAGAGTCAGAAGAAAAAACGTATGGTACCCGTGAGGAAGAAAATGCCCTTTATCTCACCAAGGTTCTTGCAAGGGATGATGAAGAAGCGTTTTCCAGACTTCGTATGTGTATCGTACAGTCCGGGGAATCCCTTGAAACCATTTCAGCACGGTATAATATTCCGGTCAGTCAATTGATGAGACAGAACAGACTGAACGAAGAGCGCGTGGAAGAAGGACAGATTCTTTATATTCCGTCCAGAATTTCGTCACCAACCTCTTCTTAG